In Sphingomonas sp. SORGH_AS_0950, the following are encoded in one genomic region:
- a CDS encoding NAD(P)H-dependent glycerol-3-phosphate dehydrogenase has protein sequence MRIGVIGAGAWGTALAQVAAYGDRPVRIWARDPAVAEAINTTHANPLYLPNIALAPSIEAVSDPAAMADMDALLVVTPAQAVGAVLATMPVGATPLVLCSKGIEAGTRRLVGEVARALHPDAPIAVLSGPTFAHEVAAGLPTAVTLACEEPALRERLSARIAAPHFRPYATDDVTGAEIGGAIKNVLAIGCGVVEGAGLGQNARAALIARGFAEMTRFGLARGGRAETLAGLSGLGDLVLTCSSTASRNFSLGVGLGQGRSAAELLADRRTVAEGAFTAPVLRQAAMEAGVDMPVCAAVCRLLEGAGVGEVIGALLARPLKAEGA, from the coding sequence ATGAGGATCGGGGTGATCGGGGCGGGGGCCTGGGGCACCGCGCTGGCGCAGGTCGCCGCCTATGGCGACCGGCCGGTGCGGATCTGGGCGCGCGACCCGGCGGTGGCCGAGGCGATCAACACCACCCATGCCAATCCGCTCTATCTGCCGAACATCGCCTTGGCGCCGAGCATTGAGGCGGTCAGCGATCCGGCGGCCATGGCCGATATGGATGCGCTGCTCGTCGTCACGCCCGCCCAGGCGGTGGGCGCGGTGCTGGCGACGATGCCGGTCGGCGCGACGCCGCTGGTCCTGTGCTCCAAGGGGATCGAGGCGGGGACGCGGCGGCTGGTCGGCGAGGTCGCGCGTGCCCTCCATCCCGACGCGCCGATCGCGGTGCTGTCGGGGCCGACCTTCGCGCATGAGGTGGCGGCGGGGCTGCCGACCGCGGTGACGCTGGCCTGCGAAGAGCCCGCGCTGCGCGAACGCCTGTCCGCGCGCATCGCCGCGCCGCATTTCCGACCCTATGCCACCGACGACGTGACGGGGGCGGAGATTGGCGGCGCGATCAAGAACGTCCTCGCCATCGGCTGCGGCGTGGTGGAGGGCGCGGGGCTGGGCCAGAATGCGCGCGCCGCACTGATCGCGCGCGGCTTTGCCGAGATGACGCGGTTCGGGCTGGCGCGCGGCGGTCGTGCCGAGACGCTGGCCGGGCTGTCGGGCCTGGGCGATCTGGTGCTGACCTGTTCGTCGACCGCGTCGCGCAATTTCTCGCTGGGGGTCGGGCTGGGGCAGGGGCGCTCGGCGGCGGAGCTGCTGGCCGACCGGCGGACCGTGGCGGAAGGCGCCTTCACCGCCCCCGTACTGCGCCAGGCGGCGATGGAGGCGGGAGTCGACATGCCGGTCTGCGCGGCGGTGTGCCGGTTGCTGGAGGGGGCAGGCGTCGGCGAGGTGATCGGGGCATTGCTGGCCAGGCCATTGAAGGCGGAAGGGGCCTGA
- the tsaD gene encoding tRNA (adenosine(37)-N6)-threonylcarbamoyltransferase complex transferase subunit TsaD, which yields MLILGLESSCDETAAALVTDDGRVLAHRLLGQEAAHAPFGGVVPEIAARAHVEAMEPLVAAAFADAGVTLADVDAIAATAGPGLIGGVMVGLVTGKALAHAAGKPLIAVNHLEGHALSPRLSDRELAYPYLLLLVSGGHCQLLLVEGVGRYRRMATTIDDAAGEAFDKTAKLLGLGYPGGPRVEAAAREGDPYAVPLPRPLKGAAEPHFSFAGLKSAVARAVGHHRPEDIAASFQQAVVDCLLDRTRRALAEVPPVTALVVAGGVAANGVIRGALESLAAEHGLRFVAPPLWLCTDNAAMIAWAGVERFREGLTDPLDTPARARWPLDPAAEAVRGAGVKA from the coding sequence ATGCTGATCCTGGGACTGGAATCCTCGTGCGACGAGACGGCCGCCGCACTCGTCACCGATGACGGGCGCGTGCTGGCGCATCGTCTGCTGGGGCAGGAGGCGGCGCATGCCCCGTTCGGCGGCGTCGTCCCCGAAATCGCCGCGCGCGCGCATGTCGAGGCGATGGAGCCGCTGGTCGCCGCCGCCTTCGCCGATGCGGGCGTGACCCTGGCCGATGTCGACGCCATCGCCGCGACCGCCGGGCCCGGGCTGATCGGCGGGGTGATGGTCGGCCTCGTCACCGGCAAGGCGCTGGCGCATGCGGCGGGCAAGCCGCTGATCGCGGTCAACCATCTGGAGGGGCACGCCCTGTCGCCGCGCCTGTCCGACCGCGAGCTGGCCTATCCTTATCTGTTGCTGCTGGTGTCGGGCGGGCATTGCCAGCTGCTGCTGGTCGAGGGCGTCGGGCGCTATCGCCGGATGGCGACGACGATCGACGACGCGGCGGGCGAGGCGTTCGACAAGACCGCCAAGCTGCTCGGTCTCGGCTATCCCGGCGGTCCGCGCGTCGAGGCGGCGGCGCGTGAGGGCGATCCTTATGCGGTGCCGCTGCCCCGCCCGCTGAAGGGCGCGGCCGAGCCGCATTTCTCCTTTGCGGGCCTCAAGAGCGCGGTCGCGCGCGCGGTCGGGCATCACCGGCCGGAGGATATCGCCGCATCCTTCCAGCAGGCGGTGGTCGATTGCCTGCTCGACCGCACCCGCCGCGCGCTGGCCGAAGTGCCCCCCGTCACCGCGCTGGTCGTGGCGGGCGGGGTCGCGGCGAACGGGGTGATCCGGGGTGCGCTCGAGTCGCTCGCCGCCGAGCATGGCCTGCGCTTCGTCGCGCCGCCGCTCTGGCTGTGCACCGACAATGCCGCGATGATCGCCTGGGCGGGGGTCGAGCGGTTCCGCGAAGGGTTGACCGATCCGCTCGACACGCCGGCGCGGGCGCGCTGGCCGCTCGATCCGGCGGCCGAGGCGGTGCGCGGCGCGGGGGTGAAGGCATGA
- the hemC gene encoding hydroxymethylbilane synthase, whose translation MVRFRLGTRGSPLALTQAQMVRAALAEAQGWDEDAVEIVPIKTTGDRVQDRALAEIGGKALWTKELDRALFDGEIDASVHSMKDVETVRPDWLHIAAMLPRADVRDRLIGAETIAGLRPGAVIGTSSPRRRAQLLSHRPDLTITLLRGNVDTRLAKVASGEMDATLLAAAGLDRLGRDVGHAVPTDQMLPAPSQGAVGIETRADDAAATMLIGSIDHAETHACVMAERALLAALQADCHSPVAALASLSGEMLTLRAELLAEDGSARVSGWVEGGLDEALGARLATDLLDRAPPVVRRLFAGG comes from the coding sequence ATGGTTCGTTTTCGGCTCGGTACGCGCGGTTCGCCGCTGGCCCTCACCCAGGCGCAGATGGTGCGCGCCGCGCTGGCGGAGGCGCAAGGGTGGGACGAAGACGCGGTCGAGATCGTGCCGATCAAGACCACCGGCGACCGGGTGCAGGACCGCGCGCTGGCCGAGATCGGGGGCAAGGCGCTGTGGACCAAGGAACTCGACCGCGCCCTGTTCGACGGCGAGATCGATGCCTCGGTCCATTCGATGAAGGATGTCGAGACGGTCCGCCCCGACTGGCTGCACATCGCCGCGATGCTGCCGCGCGCGGATGTCCGCGACCGGCTGATCGGCGCGGAGACGATCGCGGGCCTGCGTCCCGGCGCGGTCATCGGCACCAGCAGCCCGCGCCGCCGCGCCCAGCTGTTGTCGCACCGGCCCGACCTGACCATCACCCTGCTGCGCGGCAATGTCGATACGCGGCTTGCCAAGGTGGCCAGCGGCGAGATGGACGCCACCCTGCTCGCCGCCGCCGGGCTCGACCGGCTGGGGCGCGATGTCGGCCATGCCGTGCCGACCGACCAGATGCTCCCCGCCCCCTCGCAAGGCGCGGTCGGGATCGAGACGCGCGCCGACGATGCCGCTGCCACCATGTTGATCGGGTCGATCGACCATGCCGAAACCCATGCCTGCGTCATGGCCGAACGTGCGCTGCTCGCCGCGCTTCAGGCGGATTGCCACAGCCCGGTCGCGGCGCTCGCCTCGCTGTCGGGGGAAATGCTGACCCTGCGCGCCGAACTGCTGGCCGAGGACGGCTCGGCGCGGGTGAGCGGCTGGGTCGAGGGCGGGCTGGACGAGGCGCTGGGCGCGCGGCTGGCGACCGATCTGCTCGACCGCGCGCCGCCCGTGGTGCGCCGCTTGTTCGCGGGCGGCTGA
- a CDS encoding uroporphyrinogen-III synthase produces MTVVVVRPEPGNAATIAELRAQGLAARALPFFAAQAIAWTPPAPEDVGALLFTSAQAVRLAGPGLAAFSDKPVVAVGPATAEAARAAGLTVALTGERDAAAVVEQARAAGLTRLLHLAGRDRVETGAMVRTVYAAEPVAVDRDAVRALAGTVVLLHSARAAARLAMLVDDAGVSRAAVAIVAISAKTAAAAGEGWAASRIAAAPRDAAMVAAARALTRTAATGISGA; encoded by the coding sequence ATGACGGTCGTCGTGGTCCGGCCGGAGCCCGGCAATGCCGCGACGATCGCCGAACTGCGCGCCCAGGGGCTGGCGGCGCGCGCGCTCCCCTTCTTCGCGGCGCAGGCGATCGCCTGGACGCCGCCCGCGCCGGAGGATGTGGGGGCGCTGCTCTTCACCAGCGCGCAGGCGGTGCGGCTGGCCGGGCCGGGTCTGGCCGCGTTCAGCGACAAGCCCGTCGTCGCGGTCGGCCCCGCCACCGCCGAGGCGGCGCGCGCGGCGGGCCTGACGGTGGCACTGACCGGCGAGCGCGATGCCGCCGCCGTGGTCGAACAGGCGCGCGCGGCGGGGCTGACCCGGCTGCTCCATCTGGCGGGGCGCGACCGGGTGGAGACGGGGGCGATGGTCCGCACCGTCTATGCCGCCGAGCCGGTGGCGGTCGACCGGGACGCGGTCCGCGCGCTGGCGGGGACGGTCGTGCTGCTCCATTCGGCGCGCGCGGCGGCGCGGCTGGCCATGCTGGTCGACGACGCGGGGGTTTCGCGCGCGGCGGTGGCGATCGTCGCGATCAGCGCGAAGACGGCGGCGGCGGCGGGCGAGGGCTGGGCGGCCAGCCGGATCGCCGCCGCCCCGCGCGACGCCGCGATGGTCGCCGCCGCGCGGGCGTTGACCCGGACCGCCGCCACGGGGATAAGCGGGGCATGA